The DNA region TCCACCGGGCTGGCGACGGTGACGGTCCGGCTGACCGTGCAGAGCCGGTCGCGGGACTGTTCGATGGCCCGGGCCAGCACGGAGCGGGCCTTGTCGCCGGCCGCACCCTCGGGGAAGACGAGGTCGAAGACGGCCTGCAGGTCGGTCATCCGGTTGCCGTGTTCGTCGCGGATCTTGTCGCCACTGACCCGCACGGTGAACTCGTCGGCGGTGGCGCGCTTACCGGTGATCATGTCGACGTCGATCGCCGAGCATCCGCCGATGGCGGCCAGCAGCAGCTCGACCGGGGTGAACGAGTCGGTCTCCCCGTCGCCGAAGTCGATCCGGCCGCCCCGTGGGTTGGTGGCCTGCCACCGGCCCGGACCGAGCCGGGTGACCTCGACACTGCGCGCGTTGGAATCCGTCATGGCCCAGATCCTGCCTGCTCGCGGTCAGGTCGCCGTCCGATACCCCTCGATGACCCGCGCCTCGGCCCGCAGTCGTTCGGCCGCGTCGGGTTGGTCGACGGCGTCGAACGTGGTCGCCGCGGCCCGTCGTTCCTCAATCTGACCGTCGACGACCAGGGCGATCTCGGCCTCCGTCAGTTCCAGCCGGGCCACCTCGGTCGACCCGACGCCGACCGACGCCCCGGCCACGTGTTCTCCGGCGAGCGACGAGGCGGGGACGTGCGCCGGGGCCGGGACGGCCTGGGCGTCGTCCAGCGCGGCCAGCAGCGAGCGGATCGCCGCGACGTCCACACCGGACCGGGCCTTCATCGCGGTCTTCAGGTCGCTGCGCAGCCGCGCCCGTAGCTCGGTCAGCACGTCGTCGGACTCGTCTTCGGGAAGCGGGGACACCCGGCGAGTGTGGTCATCGGGCCGAGTTTCCGTCAACGGGAATGAGGTGGGCGTAGTCGGGGAGGTCGATCTTGTCGGCCGGCGGGCTGATGAGCCCGCCGCTGACCGCTTTGACCGGCGCGGACCCGGCCACCCGGAGCGCGGTGCGCAGCACCCCGAGCCCGATGGCGCTACGGGGGTGCACGACCTGCGGGGTGCCCGGGGGCAGCTTCTGGGCCTGCTCCACGTACGGCCGCAGGATGCGCTCATACCCGGCGAAGCCGTCACGGTGGTGCACGTGGGCGGCCAGTTCGCCGGCCAGCACGTACCCGCCGACGATGGCCAGGCTGGTACCCATCCCGCTCACCGGGGTGGCGCACCAGGCGGCATCCCCGAGGAGCGCGACCCGTCCGGAACTCCAGGTGGGGCTGACGATCTGGCCGAGGTCCTCCAGGTAGAGGTCGTCGGCGACGTCCAGACCGGCGAGCAGCCGCTCGGTCCGCCACCCGGCACCGGCGAACCGGTCGCGCAGCATCAGCTTCTGCTCGTCGCGGGACAGTTCGTCGTGGCGGTCGTCGCTGCGGAACGACAGCGTCACCCGGGTGCGGCCGACGTTGTCCGGACGGGTCGTCACCGAGCGGCCGTCCGGCGCGTTGTACCAGTTCCACCAGTCGTCGTCCTCGGGCGCGCGCGCGACCGAGTAGTAGCCCATCGTCAGGCCCAGGGCCCGCCGTTCGGCGGTGTCGCCGAACACCCGGCGACGGGTGGTCGAGCCGACGCCCTCGGCGACCAGCAGGACGTCGAACCGCTCGGACGACCCGTCGCTGAACGTCACGTCGAGGCCGTCCGGTGCCTCTTCACACCGCAGCACGGTCAGACCGAACCGATGGTCCACGTCGCCCCGGGTCCGCTCGAACAGCAGCTCGGCCAGCTGCCCCCGCAGGATCTCCCGTTCCGCGGTCGCGCCGTCGGTGTCCGACTCGCCGGCCGGGAACTCGGCCAGCGGGGTGTCGTCGCCGTCGACGAAACGGGTGCCCACCTCGCCGGTGCTGCGGTCACCCACCTCGTCGTCCACTGTCCGGGCTGGGGTGCGACCGTCGAAGCCGCCACTGGGCATCCGCCGCAGCACCTCCCGGGCGGCGCCGCGCACGTCGATGTTCTGGCCCTGCGTGCGCAGCTCCGACGACCGCTCGATCACCGTGCACCGCCACCCGAAGCGGGCCAGCCACCAGGCGGCGACCTCGCCCGCGATGCCCGCTCCCGTGATCAGCGCCGTTCTCGTCATGGAGCGCCTGTACCCGACGCGGCGCCCGGCAACCGGGCCCCACGGGTCGGCCCGGGTAGCGTCCGAAGGGTGCCTGCCGAACTGACCGAGGACAACATCCGCCGCGCGCCGAAGGTGCTCCTGCACGACCATCTGGACGGGGGCCTGCGTCCCGCGACCCTGGTCGACCTGGCCGAGCAGATCGGCTACACCGACCTGCCGACCACGGACGTCCCCGCCCTGGCCGCC from Nakamurella flava includes:
- a CDS encoding OsmC family protein, which encodes MTDSNARSVEVTRLGPGRWQATNPRGGRIDFGDGETDSFTPVELLLAAIGGCSAIDVDMITGKRATADEFTVRVSGDKIRDEHGNRMTDLQAVFDLVFPEGAAGDKARSVLARAIEQSRDRLCTVSRTVTVASPVEMRPA
- a CDS encoding GatB/YqeY domain-containing protein; the protein is MSPLPEDESDDVLTELRARLRSDLKTAMKARSGVDVAAIRSLLAALDDAQAVPAPAHVPASSLAGEHVAGASVGVGSTEVARLELTEAEIALVVDGQIEERRAAATTFDAVDQPDAAERLRAEARVIEGYRTAT
- a CDS encoding FAD-dependent monooxygenase, translating into MTRTALITGAGIAGEVAAWWLARFGWRCTVIERSSELRTQGQNIDVRGAAREVLRRMPSGGFDGRTPARTVDDEVGDRSTGEVGTRFVDGDDTPLAEFPAGESDTDGATAEREILRGQLAELLFERTRGDVDHRFGLTVLRCEEAPDGLDVTFSDGSSERFDVLLVAEGVGSTTRRRVFGDTAERRALGLTMGYYSVARAPEDDDWWNWYNAPDGRSVTTRPDNVGRTRVTLSFRSDDRHDELSRDEQKLMLRDRFAGAGWRTERLLAGLDVADDLYLEDLGQIVSPTWSSGRVALLGDAAWCATPVSGMGTSLAIVGGYVLAGELAAHVHHRDGFAGYERILRPYVEQAQKLPPGTPQVVHPRSAIGLGVLRTALRVAGSAPVKAVSGGLISPPADKIDLPDYAHLIPVDGNSAR